The following proteins come from a genomic window of Spea bombifrons isolate aSpeBom1 chromosome 10, aSpeBom1.2.pri, whole genome shotgun sequence:
- the MAPK8IP1 gene encoding C-Jun-amino-terminal kinase-interacting protein 1 isoform X3, whose protein sequence is MAEREKASPTPASSSPFLGMHLASPPHFRLTHDITLEEFEDEDLSEITEITDECGISLHCNESRRCKGRLRADPGLAPSGAGAASRIQAEMLQLDLIDAVQFHEEETVSSADPRPVLPPSMDTYRPKRPTTLNLFPQAPRTQDTLNNNSLGKKYTWQERVSRSSSPLKTGETTPSNEHVCLSDEGNQPAITQDRGTSTDTPCRRNNTTQSANDPSGRSTARSRLDPQRDRIRYQTDVRLEPTEEIFLTPVQRCSDPPEPEKPFVSQSGPCRMSVSSDVDITTRSHGGGRQQLSISEEEEEGEDGVGYLGCPGRASCHRALQRSSVSSDTSGLSYDSVKYTLVVDENVQLQLVSLRQCYAGYSDDSDSGTVYDNCVSSPYESAVGEEYEEEEGQRVVAAGREGNRVRRSVCLSESSSPEGDVSYSKKFLNVFMNGRSRCTNSFGLFSCVINGEEQEQTHRAVFRFIPRHPGELELEEEDPLLVEVQAEDYWYEAFNMRTGERGIFPAFYAVQVKKEPDHMAENRTSDWVDQFWVKFLGSVQVPYHKGTEVLCTAMQKIAMSRRLTVLSNPPSSCVLEISLRGVKIAVRGDDPEDHSQQVDTCSHFFQLNNISFCGYHPKNSKYFGFITKHPSDHRFACHVFVSEESTKPLAESVGRAFQQFYREYVEYTCPTEDIYLE, encoded by the exons ATGGCGGAGAGAGAAAAAGCGTCCCCTACCCCTGCAAGCTCCTCTCCCTTCCTGGGGATGCATCTCGCCTCTCCTCCACATTTCAG GCTCACACACGACATCACACTGGAGGAATTCGAAGACGAGGATTTATCGGAAATCACGGAAATCACAGATGAATGTGGAATCAGCTTGCACTGTAACGAGAGCCGCCGCTGCAAG GGCCGTCTGCGTGCCGATCCCGGTCTGGCCCCATCAGGGGCGGGAGCTGCTAGCCGGATCCAGGCTGAGATGCTGCAGTTGGACCTGATTGATGCCGTTCAGTTTCACGAAGAAGAGACCGTGTCTTCTGCTGACCCCAGGCCTGTTCTTCCTCCATCGATGGACACCTATAGGCCCAAGAGACCCACCACCCTCAACCTTTTCCCACAGGCCCCTCGGACACAG GACACGTTGAATAATAACTCTTTGGGGAAGAAATACACTTGGCAGGAAAGAGTTTCCCGCTCCTCGTCTCCTCTGAAGACCG ggGAGACCACACCATCCAACGAACATGTGTGTCTGAGCGATGAGGGCAACCAACCTGCTATCACCCAAGACCGTGGAACCTCTACAGATACCCCATGCCGACGTAACAACACAACGCAGAGTGCTAACGACCCCTCGGGCCGCTCCACCGCCAGGTCTCGCCTGGACCCTCAGCGAGATAGAATTCGCTACCAGACAGACGTCAGACTGGAACCTACAGAGGAGATCTTCCTCACTCCTGTCCAAAGGTGCTCAGACCCCCCAGAGCCTGAAAAACCTTTTGTGTCACAGTCTGGACCTTGCCGTATGTCCGTCAGCTCAGATGTAGACATCACCACCCGTTCGCACGGCGGTGGTCGGCAGCAGCTATCCATCAgtgaagaggaagaggaaggagAGGATGGGGTGGGGTACCTAGGATGCCCTGGCAGAGCAAGTTGCCATCGTGCCCTTCAGAGGTCGTCGGTGAGCTCTGATACCAGCGGCCTATCTTATGACTCTGTAAAGTACACCCTGGTGGTTGACGAGAATGTGCAGCTTCAGCTGGTCAGCCTGCGGCAGTGTTACGCAGGATACAGCGATGATAGTGACAGTGGTACCGTATACGACAACTGCGTCTCCTCGCCCTATGAGTCGGCCGTCGGGGAGGAatacgaagaagaagaagggcaGCGGGTGGTAGCTGCCGGGAGGGAAGGGAACAGAGTTCGGAGGTCTGTGTGCCTTTCTGAGAGCTCCTCTCCAGAGGGCGATGTCTCGTACTCCAAAAAATTCCTCAACGTCTTCATGAACGGGCGTTCACGGTGCACGA ATTCCTTTGGGTTATTTTCATGTGTGATAAATGGTGAGGAGCAAGAGCAGACACATCGAGCGGTGTTCAG GTTTATTCCTCGTCACCCTGGGGAGTTGGAactggaggaggaggaccctCTGTTGGTGGAAGTTCAAGCAGAGGACTATTGGTACGAAGCCTTTAACATGCGAACAGGAGAGCGTGGAATATTCCCTGCTTTCTATGCTGTCCAGGTGAAAAAGGAGCCGGATCATATGGCAG AAAATCGAACCTCCGACTGGGTGGATCAGTTCTGGGTGAAGTTCCTCGGCTCTGTGCAAGTTCCGTATCACAAGGGAACCGAAGTCCTTTGCACGGCCATGCAGAAG ATCGCCATGTCACGTCGCCTTACGGTGCTGTCAAATCCTCCATCCAGCTGTGTTCTTGAGATCAGCCTCCGAGGGGTGAAAATTGCGGTTCGAGGAGATGACCCTGAGGACCACAGCCAG CAGGTAGACACATGCAGCCACTTCTTCCAGTTAAATAACATCTCATTCTGTGGCTACCACCCCAAGAACAGCAA GTATTTTGGCTTCATAACTAAGCACCCCTCCGACCATCGCTTTGCGTGTCATGTCTTTGTGTCCGAAGAATCAACCAAACCCTTAGCAGAGTCTGTTGG GAGAGCCTTCCAGCAGTTTTACAGAGAGTACGTGGAGTACACATGTCCCACAGAAGATATATATCTGGAATAG
- the MAPK8IP1 gene encoding C-Jun-amino-terminal kinase-interacting protein 1 isoform X2, with product MAEREKASPTPASSSPFLGMHLASPPHFRLTHDITLEEFEDEDLSEITEITDECGISLHCNESRRCKGRLRADPGLAPSGAGAASRIQAEMLQLDLIDAVQFHEEETVSSADPRPVLPPSMDTYRPKRPTTLNLFPQAPRTQDTLNNNSLGKKYTWQERVSRSSSPLKTGETTPSNEHVCLSDEGNQPAITQDRGTSTDTPCRRNNTTQSANDPSGRSTARSRLDPQRDRIRYQTDVRLEPTEEIFLTPVQRCSDPPEPEKPFVSQSGPCRMSVSSDVDITTRSHGGGRQQLSISEEEEEGEDGVGYLGCPGRASCHRALQRSSVSSDTSGLSYDSVKYTLVVDENVQLQLVSLRQCYAGYSDDSDSGTVYDNCVSSPYESAVGEEYEEEEGQRVVAAGREGNRVRRSVCLSESSSPEGDVSYSKKFLNVFMNGRSRCTITDSFGLFSCVINGEEQEQTHRAVFRFIPRHPGELELEEEDPLLVEVQAEDYWYEAFNMRTGERGIFPAFYAVQVKKEPDHMAENRTSDWVDQFWVKFLGSVQVPYHKGTEVLCTAMQKIAMSRRLTVLSNPPSSCVLEISLRGVKIAVRGDDPEDHSQVDTCSHFFQLNNISFCGYHPKNSKYFGFITKHPSDHRFACHVFVSEESTKPLAESVGRAFQQFYREYVEYTCPTEDIYLE from the exons ATGGCGGAGAGAGAAAAAGCGTCCCCTACCCCTGCAAGCTCCTCTCCCTTCCTGGGGATGCATCTCGCCTCTCCTCCACATTTCAG GCTCACACACGACATCACACTGGAGGAATTCGAAGACGAGGATTTATCGGAAATCACGGAAATCACAGATGAATGTGGAATCAGCTTGCACTGTAACGAGAGCCGCCGCTGCAAG GGCCGTCTGCGTGCCGATCCCGGTCTGGCCCCATCAGGGGCGGGAGCTGCTAGCCGGATCCAGGCTGAGATGCTGCAGTTGGACCTGATTGATGCCGTTCAGTTTCACGAAGAAGAGACCGTGTCTTCTGCTGACCCCAGGCCTGTTCTTCCTCCATCGATGGACACCTATAGGCCCAAGAGACCCACCACCCTCAACCTTTTCCCACAGGCCCCTCGGACACAG GACACGTTGAATAATAACTCTTTGGGGAAGAAATACACTTGGCAGGAAAGAGTTTCCCGCTCCTCGTCTCCTCTGAAGACCG ggGAGACCACACCATCCAACGAACATGTGTGTCTGAGCGATGAGGGCAACCAACCTGCTATCACCCAAGACCGTGGAACCTCTACAGATACCCCATGCCGACGTAACAACACAACGCAGAGTGCTAACGACCCCTCGGGCCGCTCCACCGCCAGGTCTCGCCTGGACCCTCAGCGAGATAGAATTCGCTACCAGACAGACGTCAGACTGGAACCTACAGAGGAGATCTTCCTCACTCCTGTCCAAAGGTGCTCAGACCCCCCAGAGCCTGAAAAACCTTTTGTGTCACAGTCTGGACCTTGCCGTATGTCCGTCAGCTCAGATGTAGACATCACCACCCGTTCGCACGGCGGTGGTCGGCAGCAGCTATCCATCAgtgaagaggaagaggaaggagAGGATGGGGTGGGGTACCTAGGATGCCCTGGCAGAGCAAGTTGCCATCGTGCCCTTCAGAGGTCGTCGGTGAGCTCTGATACCAGCGGCCTATCTTATGACTCTGTAAAGTACACCCTGGTGGTTGACGAGAATGTGCAGCTTCAGCTGGTCAGCCTGCGGCAGTGTTACGCAGGATACAGCGATGATAGTGACAGTGGTACCGTATACGACAACTGCGTCTCCTCGCCCTATGAGTCGGCCGTCGGGGAGGAatacgaagaagaagaagggcaGCGGGTGGTAGCTGCCGGGAGGGAAGGGAACAGAGTTCGGAGGTCTGTGTGCCTTTCTGAGAGCTCCTCTCCAGAGGGCGATGTCTCGTACTCCAAAAAATTCCTCAACGTCTTCATGAACGGGCGTTCACGGTGCACGA TTACAGATTCCTTTGGGTTATTTTCATGTGTGATAAATGGTGAGGAGCAAGAGCAGACACATCGAGCGGTGTTCAG GTTTATTCCTCGTCACCCTGGGGAGTTGGAactggaggaggaggaccctCTGTTGGTGGAAGTTCAAGCAGAGGACTATTGGTACGAAGCCTTTAACATGCGAACAGGAGAGCGTGGAATATTCCCTGCTTTCTATGCTGTCCAGGTGAAAAAGGAGCCGGATCATATGGCAG AAAATCGAACCTCCGACTGGGTGGATCAGTTCTGGGTGAAGTTCCTCGGCTCTGTGCAAGTTCCGTATCACAAGGGAACCGAAGTCCTTTGCACGGCCATGCAGAAG ATCGCCATGTCACGTCGCCTTACGGTGCTGTCAAATCCTCCATCCAGCTGTGTTCTTGAGATCAGCCTCCGAGGGGTGAAAATTGCGGTTCGAGGAGATGACCCTGAGGACCACAGCCAG GTAGACACATGCAGCCACTTCTTCCAGTTAAATAACATCTCATTCTGTGGCTACCACCCCAAGAACAGCAA GTATTTTGGCTTCATAACTAAGCACCCCTCCGACCATCGCTTTGCGTGTCATGTCTTTGTGTCCGAAGAATCAACCAAACCCTTAGCAGAGTCTGTTGG GAGAGCCTTCCAGCAGTTTTACAGAGAGTACGTGGAGTACACATGTCCCACAGAAGATATATATCTGGAATAG
- the MAPK8IP1 gene encoding C-Jun-amino-terminal kinase-interacting protein 1 isoform X1 encodes MAEREKASPTPASSSPFLGMHLASPPHFRLTHDITLEEFEDEDLSEITEITDECGISLHCNESRRCKGRLRADPGLAPSGAGAASRIQAEMLQLDLIDAVQFHEEETVSSADPRPVLPPSMDTYRPKRPTTLNLFPQAPRTQDTLNNNSLGKKYTWQERVSRSSSPLKTGETTPSNEHVCLSDEGNQPAITQDRGTSTDTPCRRNNTTQSANDPSGRSTARSRLDPQRDRIRYQTDVRLEPTEEIFLTPVQRCSDPPEPEKPFVSQSGPCRMSVSSDVDITTRSHGGGRQQLSISEEEEEGEDGVGYLGCPGRASCHRALQRSSVSSDTSGLSYDSVKYTLVVDENVQLQLVSLRQCYAGYSDDSDSGTVYDNCVSSPYESAVGEEYEEEEGQRVVAAGREGNRVRRSVCLSESSSPEGDVSYSKKFLNVFMNGRSRCTITDSFGLFSCVINGEEQEQTHRAVFRFIPRHPGELELEEEDPLLVEVQAEDYWYEAFNMRTGERGIFPAFYAVQVKKEPDHMAENRTSDWVDQFWVKFLGSVQVPYHKGTEVLCTAMQKIAMSRRLTVLSNPPSSCVLEISLRGVKIAVRGDDPEDHSQQVDTCSHFFQLNNISFCGYHPKNSKYFGFITKHPSDHRFACHVFVSEESTKPLAESVGRAFQQFYREYVEYTCPTEDIYLE; translated from the exons ATGGCGGAGAGAGAAAAAGCGTCCCCTACCCCTGCAAGCTCCTCTCCCTTCCTGGGGATGCATCTCGCCTCTCCTCCACATTTCAG GCTCACACACGACATCACACTGGAGGAATTCGAAGACGAGGATTTATCGGAAATCACGGAAATCACAGATGAATGTGGAATCAGCTTGCACTGTAACGAGAGCCGCCGCTGCAAG GGCCGTCTGCGTGCCGATCCCGGTCTGGCCCCATCAGGGGCGGGAGCTGCTAGCCGGATCCAGGCTGAGATGCTGCAGTTGGACCTGATTGATGCCGTTCAGTTTCACGAAGAAGAGACCGTGTCTTCTGCTGACCCCAGGCCTGTTCTTCCTCCATCGATGGACACCTATAGGCCCAAGAGACCCACCACCCTCAACCTTTTCCCACAGGCCCCTCGGACACAG GACACGTTGAATAATAACTCTTTGGGGAAGAAATACACTTGGCAGGAAAGAGTTTCCCGCTCCTCGTCTCCTCTGAAGACCG ggGAGACCACACCATCCAACGAACATGTGTGTCTGAGCGATGAGGGCAACCAACCTGCTATCACCCAAGACCGTGGAACCTCTACAGATACCCCATGCCGACGTAACAACACAACGCAGAGTGCTAACGACCCCTCGGGCCGCTCCACCGCCAGGTCTCGCCTGGACCCTCAGCGAGATAGAATTCGCTACCAGACAGACGTCAGACTGGAACCTACAGAGGAGATCTTCCTCACTCCTGTCCAAAGGTGCTCAGACCCCCCAGAGCCTGAAAAACCTTTTGTGTCACAGTCTGGACCTTGCCGTATGTCCGTCAGCTCAGATGTAGACATCACCACCCGTTCGCACGGCGGTGGTCGGCAGCAGCTATCCATCAgtgaagaggaagaggaaggagAGGATGGGGTGGGGTACCTAGGATGCCCTGGCAGAGCAAGTTGCCATCGTGCCCTTCAGAGGTCGTCGGTGAGCTCTGATACCAGCGGCCTATCTTATGACTCTGTAAAGTACACCCTGGTGGTTGACGAGAATGTGCAGCTTCAGCTGGTCAGCCTGCGGCAGTGTTACGCAGGATACAGCGATGATAGTGACAGTGGTACCGTATACGACAACTGCGTCTCCTCGCCCTATGAGTCGGCCGTCGGGGAGGAatacgaagaagaagaagggcaGCGGGTGGTAGCTGCCGGGAGGGAAGGGAACAGAGTTCGGAGGTCTGTGTGCCTTTCTGAGAGCTCCTCTCCAGAGGGCGATGTCTCGTACTCCAAAAAATTCCTCAACGTCTTCATGAACGGGCGTTCACGGTGCACGA TTACAGATTCCTTTGGGTTATTTTCATGTGTGATAAATGGTGAGGAGCAAGAGCAGACACATCGAGCGGTGTTCAG GTTTATTCCTCGTCACCCTGGGGAGTTGGAactggaggaggaggaccctCTGTTGGTGGAAGTTCAAGCAGAGGACTATTGGTACGAAGCCTTTAACATGCGAACAGGAGAGCGTGGAATATTCCCTGCTTTCTATGCTGTCCAGGTGAAAAAGGAGCCGGATCATATGGCAG AAAATCGAACCTCCGACTGGGTGGATCAGTTCTGGGTGAAGTTCCTCGGCTCTGTGCAAGTTCCGTATCACAAGGGAACCGAAGTCCTTTGCACGGCCATGCAGAAG ATCGCCATGTCACGTCGCCTTACGGTGCTGTCAAATCCTCCATCCAGCTGTGTTCTTGAGATCAGCCTCCGAGGGGTGAAAATTGCGGTTCGAGGAGATGACCCTGAGGACCACAGCCAG CAGGTAGACACATGCAGCCACTTCTTCCAGTTAAATAACATCTCATTCTGTGGCTACCACCCCAAGAACAGCAA GTATTTTGGCTTCATAACTAAGCACCCCTCCGACCATCGCTTTGCGTGTCATGTCTTTGTGTCCGAAGAATCAACCAAACCCTTAGCAGAGTCTGTTGG GAGAGCCTTCCAGCAGTTTTACAGAGAGTACGTGGAGTACACATGTCCCACAGAAGATATATATCTGGAATAG
- the PEX16 gene encoding peroxisomal biogenesis factor 16 — protein MAAGCWHRVQELCGRYKEFVVQNPTGAGQLEGAVRMLSYLIAGRFADSNELSELVYSASNLLVLLNDGILRKEFLKPPPADVSRQRLLNWLGVLESLEVFIEIGSARAWGDQTRWAAILIIQLLKACLRLVLLLWYKAGIQSSPPVAPLDREGTLNQTEEGNERKQPRCFVGKRSSRTVRSLSDTRSTRTRVWRSPQAPESNNGRQGDGQRDGECTELGPLGTMAETIHILRPISHLVSLAVWGQKSWKPWMLAAALDVTSLTVLNDSGKLNRRERGELRRRTLLLLYYLVRSPFYNRYTETRLLLLLRLLGDYVPGLGLVARPLMDYLPVWQKIYFYNWG, from the exons ATGGCAGCCGGGTGCTGGCACAGAGTGCAGGAGCTCTGCGGCAGGTACAAGGAGTTCGTGGTGCAGAATCCCACCGGGGCCGGCCAGCtggagggggcggtccgcatGCTGTCCTACCTGATCGCAG GGCGATTTGCAGATTCCAACGAGCTTTCTGAGCTGG TGTATTCCGCCTCCAACCTGCTGGTTTTACTTAATGATGGAATCCTGAGGAAGGAGTTTCTGAAGCCTCCGCCTGCA GACGTTTCTCGCCAGAGGCTCCTCAACTGGCTGGGGGTCCTGGAAAGCCTGGAGGTTTTTATTGAGATCGGTTCCGCCCGGGCATGGGGCGACCAAACCCGATGGGCAGCCATCCTCATCATTCAGCTGCTCAA GGCCTGCTTACGTCTCGTCCTTCTTCTCTGGTATAAAGCTGGCATCCAGAGTTCCCCTCCTGTGGCACCGTTGGACCGCGAGGGGACCCTTAACCAGACTG AAGAAGGAAACGAGAGAAAACAACCCAGGTGCTTTGTGGGAAAGAGATCGAGTCGCACCGTGCGCTCCCTGTCTGACA CTCGTTCCACCCGCACTCGCGTTTGGAGAAGCCCTCAAGCTCCGGAGTCAAACAACGGACGGCAGGGAGATGGTCAGCGAGATGGGGAATGCACGGAGCTGGGGCCGCTAGGCACAATGGCCGAAACAATTCACATCCTGCGACCCATCTCACACC TGGTGAGTTTGGCCGTCTGGGGCCAGAAGTCATGGAAGCCCTGGATGTTGGCTGCAGCTCTGGACGTTACCAG TCTGACCGTATTGAATGACAGCGGAAAACTGAACCGTAGGGAGCGGGGGGAGCTGAGAAGACGGACCCTTCTGTTACTCTACTACCTCGTACGCTCTCCTTTCTACAACCGCTATACAGA AACCCGGCTCCTCTTATTGTTGCGTCTCTTGGGAGACTACGTCCCGGGACTTGGCTTGGTGGCGC GGCCGCTCATGGATTACTTACCTGTCTGGCAGAAGATCTATTTCTATAACTGGGGATGA